A single window of Motacilla alba alba isolate MOTALB_02 chromosome 12, Motacilla_alba_V1.0_pri, whole genome shotgun sequence DNA harbors:
- the MUSTN1 gene encoding musculoskeletal embryonic nuclear protein 1 — translation MSQPAPVKKKRPPVKEEDLKGARGNLAKNQEIKSKTYQVMRQCEQMGSAAPSVFSGARTGGETVFEKPKDAPAKSVFG, via the exons ATGTCACAG CCAGCCCCTGTGAAAAAGAAGCGTCCTCCAGTGAAGGAAGAAGACCTCAAAGGAGCCAGAGGAAACCTTGCCAAAAACCAGGAAATTAAATCTAAAACCTACCAAGTGATGAGGCAGTGTG aacaaatgggctctgcagcaccttCTGTATTCAGCGGGGCTCGGACAGGGGGTGAAACAGTCTTTGAGAAACCGAAGGATGCGCCAGCCAAGAGCGTCTTTGGCTGA